In the genome of Drosophila kikkawai strain 14028-0561.14 chromosome 2R, DkikHiC1v2, whole genome shotgun sequence, the window AGTCTAAGCTTTTAATCCTccgcattttttttttaaatcctaACCCTATGCTACTCCTGCTTCCTTGCCTTTGCTTGCTCCTGCTGCCGCAGAAAACTGGCAATGCCATTCGAGCTCTGGGACGCATGGCCAACTTGTCAGTGTCGCGCCGGAACTCGGCCATAGCCATGGGAGCTTTAAGCAGTCCCAGGCCCTCTTTATCGGGTTTGAGTATGCTAAATGCCAGTGCCTTAAGCAGTGGCATGTCCTCCCAAATGACTTCCCTCCACGAAGAAGAAGACGACTTCAGCGTGGAGATGCCTTCGGTGGAGAAGCGCACAGTCCTGAAGCTGAGAGATAAGTCACAGTGCAGCGAACGAAGTGACTCGGGATACAGCGAATGCTCTAACTGCAGCGGCGCCCAGGAGAACCTCTTGCTCTCCCTAGCCAAGTCCAAGTTGGAAGCCATAGCCAAGGCTGGCAATGTCTCTCATACAGAGCAGTTGGACCCAGAACATCCTGTTGCTGTCACCCTGGAGCTGCCCACCAATAGCAAGGGTGAGGCCATCATGCGCTCGGACTTTACCAACACCATCAAGATGCGGAAGAAGTCTCTCGAGGATAGTGCTGCTCGGGAGAAACCAAAGTCCAAGACCCAGGTCAAGCCTCTGTGTGAGTCCAAGCTGAAGGTGTCGCAGCTGAAGGATAGGTTCCAGGTTCccactgctcctgctcccgctgcatccgccgctgctgctgctgctgctgctaacaAACCTCCGCTTGCCTTTGAGTCCTTCAAGATAGCCAAGGTGGCGAGCGTGGGACGCATCAGTAGAAGTAACTTTGAGCTAAAGCAACCAAAAACAGACCTCTAGAGTATGGTAGAAGTtagaaaaaatttatgaatttagatattttaagcaaaaaaaaaatttaatacaagattaatataagtacaaaatagttttattgttgtgttattatatgatattaaatttaataagctAACTTAAGCCGTTACGCCACAATACAGTTTTGAAAATTGGCTATTTTTGCACtaaattaatacattaaatGTGGCCTTTTTTAGGCTCCAAACCATTTCAGAATCAGgccaaaacaatttatttttaaattgaaaaaacttacacttttaaattatttaactttagGGTCTGTTTTGGGATTTTTTTGTACAAATCCTAACCGTTTCCCACTAACTCTTCTCTTCTATTTCCTCCCTTAACAGCAGAGGACTCGGAAAAATCGAAACGTGGAACCCTTAGTAGTGGATCCTCCGCTAAAGCCAAGCCGGCTCAGGTGCGATCCATGCCCAGCTCACCGCTGCCACAGCGATCAGCCACGCCGACGCGGCTGATGAGCCAACGTGTCCGTGAGGCGGCCGAGCGTCTTGCCCAACAGCACACGGTGGCCAGTGCTCAGCGGCAGTTCAGCAATGGTAGCAACGGAAATGGGAACACGAAGACAACGGAGACGAATCGCGAGTCACGTGCGCGACGGCTCATCAACAgattcaacaacaacaacaacgaaacgCAGCATATCACGTCCTAGTTTATAACtttattacaaatatatagcAGATATAGCATTGTTTAAGCAAAGACCCCAGGAGAAACTCAACTCTACGACACTCGAATATGAAGCGAATGCGAGATGCGACTGCGAAGCGACTGCGGTTTGGAGCGCACCCAGAATCCAGCACCCGCACCCGCACCCACTCACAGTACGCCGCCCCCGCCCCCTCTCCCTCCCGTCGGAGGCCCTGTACTTAGGCTAGGAGGAAGCTAagtgtttaaattattatatcgatttatatacttatttaCCGTACTAATTAAAGTTAATGATAACGaaatctgtgtgtgtgcgggaggAAACTCCTTTCTTGGGTTAGTGATCGGCTAGCGGGTGATCGCGGGGCTTGAGGTGCACCCACAGGCCGCCGGAAGCACGAAGAGTAATCCGGAAGGTGGCCTCAAAGGTAGTCTTGCCTGGCACGGGTAGCAGGTGGAAGCTACGCAACAGCCGCGACACTATGGTCTTCATCTCCATAATGGCAAAACGATTGCCAATGCAGTACCTCGGCCCAGCACTGAATGGTAGAAAGGCGTACGGATGGCGGTGCTCCGAGTTCTCAGGGGAGAATCGCTCTGGTATAAACTTTTCCGGTTCGGGGTAGATGTGCTCTAGCCGGTGGGTGGCATAGGGGCAGATCAAGACATTGCTGCCGGCGGGCAGTGTGTAATCCTTTAGGCGCACCTCCTCGCCCAGCTTGCGGGACATCAGTGGCACACTGGGGTAAAGACGCAGTGCCTCCTTGATGCACATCTCCATGTAGCGCATCTCCCGCAAATCCGTCATCGTAGGAGCCCTGTTGCTGCCCTCAAAGATAGTCTCCAGCTCCTGGCAACAACGCTCTTGACAGTCGGCATTCTGGGTCAGCAGGAAAAGAGTGAAGGCGACGGCGGCGCCCACGGAATCCTGGCCAGCCAACATAAAAGTGCAGGCCTCGTTTACGATGTCCTCTTCGGTGAAGTCGGGATTGCTGTCGGAGATCTCGATCATAAAGTCCAGCAGGCACCTGCGCTCGTCGTTCCCATTGTTATTATTCTGCATCTGGCGACGTCGCTTGATCATCTGGCGTGTGAAGTCATTAAGACGCTTCTTCTGGTTCAGCTCATCGTTGGCCATATTGGTCCAGTGATAGACTCCATCCAGTAGCAGCCAAGGACGTGTGAAGCGCTGGGGCATCATGAGCTTGCCCTGGCGGAAAGGTGAGTCCTCCATGTTGACCATATCCTGGTCCCTCTTCTTGATGGGCACGCCCAGAACGGCCTCTGTGGGTAAGTCATATAGAGGTTAGTTGATGACCAGGAGAAACTAATCCTCTCTAGAGACTCACCATTTAGTATGCCCACCACGCAGTTGTTCACATACTTGGCTATGT includes:
- the Cyp4aa1 gene encoding probable cytochrome P450 4aa1, giving the protein MFVEKVFERATKLELFSLLLLMVITLSIYTFYATLNTYLKSVLLMLRLTGPPLVPFLGNCHLITDKGVMQKWCGNAYKLYGSVVRIWVLLFPFFAVLDPEDLQVILSSKKHTNKAFVYRLMHNFLGDGLITSSGSKWSNHRRLIQPAFHLSLLEKFIDTFVDASQSLYENLDASAKGQDINIAKYVNNCVVGILNEAVLGVPIKKRDQDMVNMEDSPFRQGKLMMPQRFTRPWLLLDGVYHWTNMANDELNQKKRLNDFTRQMIKRRRQMQNNNNGNDERRCLLDFMIEISDSNPDFTEEDIVNEACTFMLAGQDSVGAAVAFTLFLLTQNADCQERCCQELETIFEGSNRAPTMTDLREMRYMEMCIKEALRLYPSVPLMSRKLGEEVRLKDYTLPAGSNVLICPYATHRLEHIYPEPEKFIPERFSPENSEHRHPYAFLPFSAGPRYCIGNRFAIMEMKTIVSRLLRSFHLLPVPGKTTFEATFRITLRASGGLWVHLKPRDHPLADH